The following are encoded together in the Desulfomicrobium apsheronum genome:
- a CDS encoding glycosyltransferase, translating into MNIALITNTFTPHVGGVARSVEAFAKAYRELGHRVLVVAPEFENAPEHETDVFRIPAIQHFNGSDFSVVLPVSRGLYDRMEEFGPDVIHSQHPFLLGMTALRIARKFDLPLVFTHHTLYEQYTHYVPGDSLAMKRFVIELSTRYANLADQVFAPSQSIRDMLIRRGVTSPVLVVPTGVSVERFTKGKGRDFRMKKHIPEDAFVVGHMGRLAPEKNLEFLARSVADFMKEHGAAVFLLVGAGPSLEAIKHIFAGAGMSGRLHTCGVLEKDALADALNAMDVFAFASKSETQGMVLTEAMASGLPVVALDAPGVREVVVDGDNGRVIREETREAFYAALQWVHGRSREERAALVASARATADVFSMASSARKALAAYENLRSGPSIRRHDDELGWDQIRARIKAEWDILKTFAQAGDEALNESLFASDRKMKR; encoded by the coding sequence ATGAACATCGCGCTCATCACGAACACTTTCACACCGCACGTGGGGGGCGTGGCGCGCTCGGTGGAAGCGTTCGCGAAGGCATACCGGGAACTGGGGCACCGCGTGCTGGTCGTGGCGCCGGAATTCGAGAATGCGCCGGAGCATGAAACCGATGTCTTCCGTATTCCCGCCATCCAGCATTTCAATGGCAGCGACTTTTCGGTGGTGCTGCCGGTATCGCGGGGACTGTACGACAGGATGGAGGAATTCGGCCCCGATGTCATCCACTCCCAGCATCCCTTCCTGCTCGGCATGACCGCTCTGCGGATAGCCCGCAAGTTCGACCTGCCGCTGGTGTTCACCCATCACACGCTTTACGAGCAGTACACGCACTATGTGCCGGGCGATTCGCTGGCGATGAAGCGTTTCGTCATCGAGCTGTCCACTCGCTATGCCAATCTTGCCGATCAGGTTTTTGCGCCAAGCCAGAGCATTCGCGACATGCTGATCCGGCGCGGCGTCACCTCGCCGGTATTGGTGGTGCCCACAGGGGTTAGCGTGGAGCGCTTTACAAAGGGCAAGGGTCGGGATTTCAGGATGAAAAAGCATATCCCCGAGGATGCGTTTGTGGTCGGGCACATGGGCCGCCTGGCCCCCGAAAAGAACCTGGAATTTCTCGCACGATCGGTTGCGGACTTCATGAAGGAGCATGGCGCGGCGGTTTTTCTGCTGGTCGGCGCCGGGCCTTCGCTGGAGGCGATCAAGCATATCTTTGCCGGGGCCGGCATGAGCGGGCGGCTCCATACCTGTGGCGTACTGGAGAAGGACGCCCTCGCCGATGCGCTCAATGCCATGGACGTGTTCGCGTTCGCGTCGAAAAGCGAAACCCAGGGCATGGTCCTGACCGAAGCGATGGCGTCCGGCCTGCCGGTGGTGGCCCTTGATGCGCCGGGTGTCCGGGAAGTCGTCGTGGACGGGGATAACGGCCGGGTGATCAGGGAGGAGACAAGGGAGGCCTTCTACGCTGCGCTACAGTGGGTTCATGGGCGTTCGCGGGAAGAGAGGGCGGCCTTGGTCGCCTCCGCTCGCGCCACGGCCGATGTCTTTTCGATGGCGTCTTCCGCGCGCAAGGCGCTCGCGGCGTATGAAAACCTGCGATCCGGTCCCTCCATCCGGCGGCATGATGACGAACTTGGCTGGGACCAGATCAGGGCCCGTATCAAGGCCGAATGGGATATTCTGAAGACATTTGCGCAGGCTGGTGACGAAGCTCTGAACGAAAGCCTCTTCGCTTCCGACCGGAAAATGAAGCGGTGA